In Montipora foliosa isolate CH-2021 chromosome 9, ASM3666993v2, whole genome shotgun sequence, the DNA window AGTGCTTGCCTCGTCATGTTTTGAGAAGATAGGTCTAAGGGCCTAAGTGTTAGTTAAGGGTCGAGGCAAATAGCCTCACTTGGATATGAATGTATTTGTGTTTTTGTGGTCTCAGAAGCCATTCAAGCTAATCTATTCTGGTCAACCACAAGCTGGCACTGATACACCAAAACTtgccctttttttgttttgttttgttttgcttttgcttttgcttttgcttttgcttttgcttttgcttttgcttttgcttttgcttttgcttttgcttttgcttttgcttttgcttttgcttttgcttttgcttttgcttttgtttttgtttttgtttttgtttagttttgtttttgttttttgtttttttctgttttgttctttgttttgttttttgttttttgttttttttgggtgGGGGAAATTGGGGAACAGGGGGATCAGAACCTCCCTCTTCCCCAGCTCCAACCGTTTTCAGTTCTGCTCCCGTCCTCTATAAATTAGGAGACTCAAAACACATTCTTGGTCATTTAGCTACGTAATTCTTAGGTGTCTCCGTTGTCACTTTGCTTGTCTTGTAGCAGTTATGCGTCCGTTATGCACCAGTCACATTGAGGCTTCAACATCTCCCCCCCGGGAAAACCCCAggtatttgaatttttggaaaatttttgttcaaatgccccCTTCCCAGggccaaaaagctgttcaaatgcctcatcatagatccatttcaggtgatcaaatgcccccacCTCCAAGAAAATTACCAGATtactgttttaacttttcagtaGCCTCTATTATGCTTCTGAAGCTGTGTATGTAAACATGGTTTAATAGACAACACCAAGGAGAACCAGGGCCCTACACGGCATGAGGCACAAGGAGGACAGGTAACAGGCATAAAGATCTCTTTCTGTGAGCCTttccttttcaaccaatcagccacAAATGTAGAATCTTTACCTTTGAATGCATCTAAGGTCGTCTAAAGTTTGTCTCCGCCATGATTTATCAACCCACGTGGATACgtaacatgaaatcgaggccAGCAATCAAATTCCCCTCCCCCTATGAGTGGTGATCAAATACCCCGCCCGGGAAGAAtaagatgatcaaattccctcCCCCAGCCAGGAAAACGAGTCAAATACCCTGGgtatgcccgggggggggggaagaatgTTGAAGGTTCAATTTGACGGGTACATTACGTGACAGCCGCTTGGCATTTCAAGACCTATGATGTAACCACTATGAAGGGGTTGACACTTTCAGTAGAAGTAAGCCTGTTTTTCAGCCTCAAGcgcaaatttttgtttgtttgattgctCACAAGATGCTAATGCAAGTCAATTATCATATTGAGCTcttattttttagagtattctAATGCATTAATAAATGACAACAAGAAgcgttttgcatttttctccTGCCTCCCCCCTTTTAGAACTCCCACTTACTGCCCTTTTCTCTCCCACCTCCCATACCCCTCCCATCCCCTAGTCTCCCGAGCTCCCCCCTGTCCCAGCCTCAACCATTTTGTTCTTCAATTTATTGTTGTTGATCACAGCaaagaaccctttgtttcgGCAACCAATAAAGTTCTTGGCCTTAGTGGTTGCTTAAGGCATGGCAAACGCTAAACAATTAAacctgtggcccttgagggagaagggtctaattgttttagtatcacccaactagttggacaaaAAAGGCAGTAATTatgttagcaaatgcaagttgaaaaattacttatttgggaataaaacaaagaaagcgtcacgcttttcgctactcaaggactattactaatggTCCTGAGTCTAGTTGTGTAGCcagcaggatttgcattagtccactagctgggtgatactaattattattattagttaaaaACTCTAAATTGTCATGGTATTTAACACAGTCAGATAAGCACTGACCAAGCTTTGATCTACCCTGACCTGATTGGCAGATTAATATCAATAGGTGATTTTAAGTGTGTTAGAAAACTGTTCTAAAATTGTTTAAAACAATCTACACACCAGTAATCTGCAGACTTGAAATTTGCAGGCCGGTCCATTCTGTCAGTGGCAAATCTTTGCTTGTCACTAGTCCCTTCCAGCTGCAAatgtttgggggggagggggggcaggtacaaaacacagttCACCAGGAACACCAACCTCTCTCAGTTGATGCATGCAACTATGATAAGGTACTGTCATGGTTGTACTTCTTCTAAACAAGCAGCTTGTCCAAGAGAATGTGAGCCATATCTTCAGGAGCACATCTATATATTTGGGAAAAGTATCCCTGCCTTTCTGTCGGCGGTATTGTCTAAACTTCCATGCATTCCAATGTGCATCATAATTATGCATGCTGTGGCATTTTTGCCATGAAGATATAAAATCAATATCATGAGATACTACAGTAACAGTGCTCTTTCATGGCTATAGTTTTCCAGTAAATGTTAAGACTACCATTATTTTGCTGTACTAAAATAGTGCATTGTCTTCTCAAAATTGGCTGTGAGGAATGGAACTTTGGTGTAGCGAGGTACTGGAATGAAGGGCAGATAAGGATGTGGTTGTTTTATAGAAATTGCTCACATTCTGTCAAGGATTTTTGGTATTTTAGAGGCATACCCAAAGACTTCCCTACAGGATAGAGCTCAAAATCTTGAATACTTGCTTAACTACCGGAACTGTTAAGTTTTCCATCCTGGCCACACGAAAAAGGTTTGGGGACCAAAATCCTTGTGTCTGGTTAGAACCTAAAAATTGGACTTGTTAAAAGCATATTACATGTATCACTAAAGATATATTTATGAAGTGGCTTCCTGCCAGATGGATCATCAATAGCAATAGACTACCAAACTCAGCTTAGATATTAGACAATTTATGTGGAGGTTAAGTAAAGCCCTAAATGGTAATGTACTAGTTTGGTTGCTCTGTCTACTTGAATTGCAAACAAGGAGgcaaacattttataaaaaataatattttaattttcttgatgttttcttttcACAGGGAGAATTGTAAAGAGAACAAGAATGAAGACTATGGGTTCCATGACATGAATAAAAAACCTAATGACTTGGATGCTGAACAGTCCCATTTTCAGGAAAAATCTAAAGAATCTGCAGGCCAGTGTGATTTTCCTGACAAAAAACAGGCCCTGGGTGAAACACTGTTTTCTTTCATAGAAAATAAGCACCCTACAAATGCTGAAAGATTGACAGGAATCTTGTTAGAAATGgatgttcaaagtttggaacTCCTCATCAAAGATACTGACTTGTTAGAAAACAAGATTGAGGAAGTTATGGAAtgtttgcaaaattttgcagaaCCAAACCAAAATGGTGAAGATAAGGTTATTTTGGAAACCGAGTTGGATAAGACAGTGATTGGTGAAGAACTGTATGATTTGGTATGTAGTTTCAGTGTAGAACACGCTGACAAGATAACAGGAATGCTTCTTGAAATGGACTTGGAAGATTTAAAGATCATAGTTAAAGATAATGTTGCCCTAGAAGAGAAAGTGACTCTTGCCTTAGAAGCATTAAACAACCAGATAAAGGAATCTGAGGTAACCACCTCTGTGCCTGAAAAGAAGTCAGATAAAACACTAATTGGTGAAAAGCTTTATCACTTAATTTGTGAGGGGTATCCTGATCATGCAGATAAAATCACAGGAATGTTACTGGAACTTGATGTCAAAACCCTGGATAAGTTGCTTGAGGATCCTGAAGCACTTAAAGACAAAGCATCGCTTGCAGCTAATGCCCTCTACAAAACAAACAGTCAAAATGAGATTACTTGTTCTTTAGATGAAAGACGGAACGGTTTGGACTCAGAAATAAGACACTGTTAAACAAGATAGCCTCCATTGTACACCTCCTTAGAGGGAAAGTAATCAGGTCATTTGTAGGGCTGCAACGATACACCGGTGCACCAGTGAATCGCGATATTTTTTGCCACGATACGAATATCGATATTTAAGCAACAAAATTATcgcgatattattattattattcgtgaACATTCGATACAATGATGTATCGAGATATGTATCGTAGATCGTGGCACTTGTATCGAGATGTGTATCGTACCATGAGAAAATGTATCGTTGCAGCCCTAGTCATTTGTTAAGAATAttgacaacctcgttcccagggtctctcttttctGCCTGATTTGTCGTTGAGGAGAACGACAATGGAGCCAGAGAAAAGAGACCGTGGGAACGAGTTTGAAGGCGTGCCTGGAAGGAAAAGACAGGCCGGTTTTTTCCTCGGCTTTCAAGCAAACACCAAAATATTTGAATCTGGCATACTACAATAAACATAATTTCAAGGCTCTCTGGAATAAAATCAGGATTTGTGAGGGGTTTTTCCTCATAGGGCAATGGTGGTGCCTTTTGTTAAAGAGAatcaaaattaaatgaaagagAGAACTGATCGTTGCACTTAATACCTTGACAATTCAAGCCATTGTCTCTTATCGGAAGCTCGCTCctttgaagcgtttaactctggttcagagctgagGTTTTTTTAAGTGCATTTTCCCGTGCGTAAGGCTTTGATCttgcacgagcaagttcatacgatttcttatttcttatatactcaacaaaattgctCCATCCCCTTGTTTCCATAGCGACTTCCATATTTCACTCTATAAAGACTaactataacctatttatgcattcgtcattgaccaatgagaaacgcgatattttgttgagtatataataaataaaaaatcaaaattctgGAACGAGCTTTTGGATAAAAGCCTCAAAAATGAACATCGACGAAGCGTTTTCGGTCGGGCGATATGATCTCAAGTGGTTATACATTGACTTCAAGTTTCCACTCAAAGTAAAGTACCCTGTGGTAAAAAAGTCACTTCCttgttttcttcagattttgaaactgtgtttgcttaacacctgtctggcaaaattttcagctttgatatttatccaaaggccgtttactttgagtgtaagttttggatttcacgggctgccattgctcacgttcaaaactgaccgattgcaGGGGCACCCAGCGAGAATATAGtttaaaaccacttaaacatagcattgtatgtattttagtattttaacggtagatataggcatattcagtttttatcccctaaaaatttttcatctgttcggatatcttagctgaaagtctagtgatccggaAATTaatatagggatcaaaacttaccttttcgaaaatttcagtcaaaaaggctcccgaaaattctaggtgacctttttagggtaaaaacccgttaaaaatgggcaattatactatttttcagatgttcgaaaatcctaggagaggcaggaaagcaagaaattttacaacaactgttccgaaaattctagatctcaaattgtcttccgcacagatattttccgaaaattgacgtcgGGTGCCCCTGCGATTGGACcacagagggttggatctagggaaaagtggcGTTAAAAGGCTCAGTAAGTAAAAATTTCAGCgcgtgaatgcagcttattatatacagctgtttcgagaaaggttgtccaaaagaagcctAAGAGCGTTCGGGACAATCGCGAAAGGTAGTATGGGACTACAGAGATAATAGATAGCCAaagaggcgcgtagcgccgagttggctataatcatctcacatccaacaagcgcgagtggaataattgttttattaaaaacgctcccaaaatatagaaaactaaaTCCATAGTTTCTTGGTGTGTTAACTGTTCTCAGACTCTAGTAAGCTGTATTTTCACATAGATAAATTGCTCATTTCCGGGAGCTCGTAACAAGGTTTGCACCTACTATATCTCCCAATGGAGTTGTCGCTTTAATTTTCAAACCGTCCATATTTAGGACAGAGTTCCCTCCAAATATACTACtgtcttttaaccaatcagcacGATGTCTCCTTTCACGTCAAATGCataaattaaacaagaaaaaaataaccaggCCTAAGAAAAAGGACACACAAGGGTGccttcgattgaccgtattccggaataggaatatatggaatacaagttagaaacccttcgtttttacggagattcacattgaaattgtcaaacacctggtaaaatgctattttaaaaataccatttaaatcatcactccacatatttttattccggaatagagTCAATCAAACGCACCTTCAAGCGAGGGAATTAGTTTCTCCCCTTTCGTGATGAGCTTCTGTCATTTCCTTAATTCATATGCTCTTCTACTTCCATAAATTATTCATTTTATGCGAAACAGTACCCCATGAACTGCTGTGTATTTGTGTCACGGCTTTTTCgaatattgttttatttttagattaattaattttcactttttaagAAATTGGCTCCAAGCGTCTCTTCAGTAATAGATCAAAGATGTCGTgaaaaatgtggtaagaacaaaaaggtGTGTGGCtgagaaccaatcaaacttCATCATCATTGAGATTATTGTATAAAACCCTTTACATTGAGAATTCTATGGTTACAGGTGCAAGCTGAATTCGTCTCTAAAAACTTGTCTTAATTTTAGCTTTATTTGTTAGAACACCGTGATCTCATGACGAAGACCTAGTATGGAAGTCACTACGTTCCTTGATAGGGATTCCTTTCAGAAATCAGACTTTAAGTACTAGTAATTTGAGGCCTTTTTATTCCACTAAATATTAGCTAGAAAATCCACGAACAGGTTGTTTTCCTGGCGTCGAAGTCTTGTTTTTCAGTTCCACGTAAGTCGACGCGGAAATAGacttctttttcagtttgtacCTGCCAACCCAGGGGGACGGGGAACTGTTTCTCAGCGAGTACACTCCCCTTCTTGTGTCTTGTTTTGACGGAAGTCGAGGGGACAGTCGGGGGTCTGATTCGTTCGGAAATGTGATAGGCTCAGATCGTAAGCTGCAGTTTGTAGCGGTCCCAGAGAGCACTGCTCCGTCTCGGCAAGGTGGTGTGTTGGGATTTGGAACTAGCTCTTCGAGAGTAACCTCCTATTTAAACAACAAAGACATACATTTGCTTCTTCTCTGATGTCATAAAATCGAATCAAAGTCCCTTATTGCCTCCTGGCTAGCCCAAGAAGGCGTCAGTGTTTTGAGTTCAAATCCGTCAGAGCCATTAGGACTGAGGAGGTATTGAGGAGGTACCGGGACAAACTCGGACCGTCATGAACACGTACCAATATGaaatttttgcaactgctttatACATAAAACCCTGGACGAAATGCTTGGTGCATGGTTGATATCTTTTCGTCTAACAAATATATTGCTGCCCCAAAAGCATAcaagcttgaaatttctggacccgtTCTGaaatttgttgtcatttaaattAGAACGGTACGAAGAGAAGAATTCAGACCTGTACGAGAGT includes these proteins:
- the LOC137969520 gene encoding uncharacterized protein isoform X1 yields the protein MGTSVSVDREKKEAEFGEKIYEVVDEYYPEKSESVTGMLLEADYDELRQLVSTTAGREELVNRIHIAARSLNTLERENCKENKNEDYGFHDMNKKPNDLDAEQSHFQEKSKESAGQCDFPDKKQALGETLFSFIENKHPTNAERLTGILLEMDVQSLELLIKDTDLLENKIEEVMECLQNFAEPNQNGEDKVILETELDKTVIGEELYDLVCSFSVEHADKITGMLLEMDLEDLKIIVKDNVALEEKVTLALEALNNQIKESEVTTSVPEKKSDKTLIGEKLYHLICEGYPDHADKITGMLLELDVKTLDKLLEDPEALKDKASLAANALYKTNSQNEITCSLDERRNGLDSEIRHC
- the LOC137969520 gene encoding uncharacterized protein isoform X2, with translation MRHKEDRENCKENKNEDYGFHDMNKKPNDLDAEQSHFQEKSKESAGQCDFPDKKQALGETLFSFIENKHPTNAERLTGILLEMDVQSLELLIKDTDLLENKIEEVMECLQNFAEPNQNGEDKVILETELDKTVIGEELYDLVCSFSVEHADKITGMLLEMDLEDLKIIVKDNVALEEKVTLALEALNNQIKESEVTTSVPEKKSDKTLIGEKLYHLICEGYPDHADKITGMLLELDVKTLDKLLEDPEALKDKASLAANALYKTNSQNEITCSLDERRNGLDSEIRHC